The nucleotide window GTCATGGAGTACGTCAAGGGTCCGGACCTCGGCGCGGTCCTGAGGGACGGCGCACTGTCGATCGAAAGCACGACGACGGCGGCACGGGACATCGCCCGCACCCTTGAGTACATCCACGGCCAGGGCATTGTGCATCGCGATATCAAGCCCTCGAACGTCCTCACCCGCTACGGCGCGGCAACCTCCGGATTGTTCAGCTTCCTGCTCACCGACTTCGGCATCGCCCGGTTCTTCGAGAGCAGCCGGGTCACCGCAACGGGAAGCCTCATCGGCACGGCAACCTACTTCAGCCCGGAGCAGGCGCGCGGAGACCGGGTGGGCACGCCGACCGACGTCTACGCACTGGGCCTCCTGCTGATCGAGTGTCTGATCGGCGAGCCTGCCTTCCCGGGCACCGGCCTCGAGAGCGTGCTCGCCCGGTTGAGCCGCCCGCCTGCCATCCCGGAGTCCTTCGGCGCGGGCTGGCACCAACTGCTCACGAAAATGACACTGGACAACCCGCTTGAGCGTCCCACCGCCGCGGAGGTGGTGCGCCTCCTCGATGCCATCGACGTCCCTTCCACTGAGGCCGGAATTCCTGCCGGACCCGGCACAGAACAAACGACGACGACGGCGCAACCTTCCACGGCAACCCTCGCCGGCGCTGTGGCGGGGCCCGCAACCGTCGTAGCTGCGGCCGCTGATACGTCCCCGGCCGTTGCTCCGGCCGCTGCGGCGCCCGTTGCCACTGCGGCGTCCACCGCCGTTGGAGCACCAGCCGCCGCTGCGTCACCAGCTTCGGACCCATCCGCAGCCACCGCGCCGTGGAGTACACCCCGGATTCCCGCGGAACGGCCGTCCGGCCAGCTCACGCTCGAGGCCCTCGATATGGAAACGGCGTCCCACCCTGAGCCTCCGCGCCGCCGGGCCGCAGCGAAGGTGAGGCTGCGCGCCCGTGCCCTGGCCGCCGTCGTCGTGCTGGTGGGGTTGACGTTCGCCGTCCTGCTCATTGTTTTCGACCTGAATGCCGGACCGGGGCCGACTCCGCTACCTACCGTCCCCGGAGTTACGGGTGCCATGCTCGACAGCCTGTATGAGAGCGTCCAGCCGTGAACCTGCGTGCCGGCCTCAGCGCTCTGATCGTCTCTGCGTTCCTGACGTTCAGCGGGTGTTCTGCGCCGCCGATCGCGGCTGAGGTTGCTCGGGAACTGCAGTCGGACGTGCAGGAGATTGCCGTCCTCACCGCCCGCGGGGACACCGCAGATGCCGTATCGGCCGCCCAGGGGCTCGCCTCAAGGGTGCGGACCGCGCAGATCAACGGGGAGATTTCCGGTGAGCGGGCGGTGATGATCCTGCAGCGGCTTGAGCAGCTCATCGACCGGCTGGTGAGCTCGGGTGCGGCTCCCGCAGCGGCGGACATGCCACAGCCAGTGGCCGGTCCGGTCGTGCCGGAAGCCCCACCGTCGGTTGAACCTGAGCCCGTCGAAACCGTCGAGCCTGCTCCGTCAGCGGACCCGGAGCCTCCGCAGGCGCCCGCTCCGCTGGAACCGCCCGAGCCGGTCCCGAGCCCGAACACCGATACTCCGGAAGCAGACGACCCCGAAACGGCTGACCCGGAGGGTGACGATCAGGACCTTGATTCTTCGGGCAGCGGTTCCGGCAACTCGGGGCGTTCCGGCAGCAACTCCGGCAGCGGATTCTCGAACAGCGGATCTTCAGACGGCGGGTCCTCAGACGGCGATGCGGGGACCGTCCCGGTTCCCGTCATCCTCGACGCCGCGAACGACGACGATGATGATGACGATGATGACGACGGCGGCAAGGGCCGCGGCCGCGGCCGCAGCAGTGACGACTAGCCAGGATCCGGTCAGCGACGCCGGCTGCATGGGGGGGGGTAGCCTGTTCACCACGCCGGTCATCGCTGCGCCTTACCGCAGCAGCGGAACATGTCACTGGAACGCTGCGGCTGGTGGGAGGAGGGTCCGGTACTTCCCTTGGTAGTACAGCAGCGGGTCT belongs to Arthrobacter tumbae and includes:
- a CDS encoding serine/threonine-protein kinase, whose amino-acid sequence is MNQETLASGRYVLDRVIGAGGMADVYRARDTRLHRDVAVKMFRPGSAEGVARGSGEARMLAALHHPGLVRVLDMDAESGRLEPSYLVMEYVKGPDLGAVLRDGALSIESTTTAARDIARTLEYIHGQGIVHRDIKPSNVLTRYGAATSGLFSFLLTDFGIARFFESSRVTATGSLIGTATYFSPEQARGDRVGTPTDVYALGLLLIECLIGEPAFPGTGLESVLARLSRPPAIPESFGAGWHQLLTKMTLDNPLERPTAAEVVRLLDAIDVPSTEAGIPAGPGTEQTTTTAQPSTATLAGAVAGPATVVAAAADTSPAVAPAAAAPVATAASTAVGAPAAAASPASDPSAATAPWSTPRIPAERPSGQLTLEALDMETASHPEPPRRRAAAKVRLRARALAAVVVLVGLTFAVLLIVFDLNAGPGPTPLPTVPGVTGAMLDSLYESVQP